The genomic segment CGACTCAGAAAACCTACAGCATCGGCGGCTCGCGCCTCCTCAACTGTCTGCCCCAGTCGAAAATCCGTTTTACCGGTTTCCGACCAGTCCAAAATCATAACACCACAACCTCCCCTTAAGCAAGCAGGCAGGGCTGTGGTGCCATACCTGCTGGTGCAGGGGCCCAGGGGCACAAGATCTCTGCATAAAAAAATCCCCTCACCGACCCCAGCTTGAGGGGTCAGTAAGGGGATGCAGTGAATCAGAAAAGGCCCTAACTCAGAAGAGGACCCAACTCAGAACAGACCCAGGGTCAGGGACTTGTCGATGGGCATGGCAGCACCGATGCCGAGGTAGATGGTGAAGAAGGTGCCAAAGAGGAAGGCAGCCATCGCCACGGGGCGGCGGAAGGGGTTTTGGAACTTGTTGAAGCTCTCAATGAAGGGAATCAACATCAGGCCCAGGGGAACCATGGTCTGCAGGGCAATTCCCAAAAGCTTGTTGGGAACTACGCGCAGGATCTGGAACACCGGGTAGAGGTACCACTCAGGGAGGATCTCTAGGGGTGTGGCGAAGGGATCTGCCTTGTCACCAAGCATGGCTGGATCAAGCACGGCCAAGCCAACTAGGCAACCGATGGTCCCGAGGATCACCACCGGGAACATGTAGAGGAGGTCGTTGGGCCAGGCGGGCTCACCGTAATAGTTGTGACCCATGCCCTTGGCCAACTTGGCGCGCAGGGCGGGGTCGGTGAGGTCGGGCTTTTTAAGGATGTGCATGGCAGCAGGCCGAAAGCGGGGAACTCAGGGTTTAAGGGATGGAGCTGGTCTGAAGCTAAGGGTAGGCGCGAATCCTGATCAGGGGTGGTCAGAGATCACAAGGGACCGGAAATGCCCTGCTTACGGATCATCAGGAAGTGCATGAGCATGAACACCGCCAGGAGCCAGGGCATCACGAAGGTGTGCAGGCTGTAGAAGCGGGTCAAGGTGGACTGGCCAACGCTTTCACCACCACGGAGCAGCTCAACCATGAAGTTGCCGACTACGGGCACAGCTGCGGGCACGCCGCTAACGATCTTCACGGCCCAGTAGCCGACCTGATCCCAGGGGAGGGAGTAGCCGGTAACGCCGAAGGAGACCGTGATCACGGCCATGGTCACGCCGGTGATCCAGGTGAGCTCCCGGGGGCGCTTGAAGCCACCGGTGAGGTACACGCGGAAAACGTGCAGGATCAGCATCAGCACCATCATCGAGGCACTCCAGCGGTGCACCGAGCGGATCAGCCAGCCAAAGCTGACGTCGGTCATGAGGTACTGCACTGAGGTGTAGGCCTCAGCCACGGTGGGCTTGTAATAGAAGGTCATCGCAAACCCAGTGGCGAACTGGATCAGGAAGCAGACCAGGGTGATGCCACCAAGGCAATAGAAGATGTTGACGTGCGGGGGCACGTATTTGGCGGAAATATCGTCTGCGATCGCGCCGATCTCCAGACGTTCATTGAACCAGTCGTAAACAGGAGACGACTGGCCTGCCGATGAATTTGCGGCAGGTGAGGAATTCGCCATGCAGCGGGGGGGTTTGGTTGCCAAAGTCTACTAATCATCAAGGAGCCCACGTGAGCGCAGTGCGCCTTCGTCTGCCAACCGCTCAACTGTTTGCAACACGGGGCCTGGCCCAGCTGCTGGCCCCCGCCCTGGCGGCAGTACTTGCCCTAGTGGTTTGGGCCTCACCTGCAACAGCCCTCAACGACGAACAGCAGTTGGTGGTGGAGGCCTGGCGGCTCGTAAACCAGAGCTACGTGGATCCAGACCGCTTCGAGCAGGTGAATTGGAAGCAGCTGCGTCAAAAAGCCCTGGAAAAGCAGATCACCACGGCCAACCAGGCCTACGAAGCGATTGAAGCGATGCTCGCCCCCCTGGGGGACCCCTACACCCGCTTGCTCCGGCCTGGGGAGTACGCCACCCTGCGCTCTAACACCCAGGGAACGGTCAGTGGCGTGGGCCTGCAACTGGGGCTGCGGCCCGGCGACCAACAGATCGTGGTGATCGCCCCCCTCGATGGCTCGCCCGCTGCGGCCGCCGAGATCCAAAGCGGCAGTGAAGTGCTGCGGGTAAACGGGGAGGTTGTGGAGGAGCTGGGGCTGGAGAAAACGGCTGGGGCCCTGCGCGGACCCGCCGGCAGCTCGGTGCTGCTGGTGCTGCGCTCGCCCCAGGGGAAGGAAAGGGAAGTGGAGCTCATAAGAGAGGAGGTGAACCTCCAGCCGGTGCGCAGCAGGGTTCTTAAGCGAGATGGCCACAGCCTGGGCTACCTACGCATCACCCAATTCGCCGAGCTGGTGCCCAGCCAGACCGCCGAGGCCCTTGAAAGCTTGAAGGGCCAGGGCATCGAGGGGCTGATCCTTGATCTGCGCAACAACTCCGGGGGGCTGGTGAGTGCGGGGGTCGACATTGCCAATTCCTTCCTCGATGGCCAAGCCATCGTGGAAACCCAGGACAGGGGAGGGATTAGCGCCACCCAGGTCGCCCAGACGGGTCAGCTCTACGAAGGGCCGATGGTCACCCTGGTGAATGGGGGCACAGCCAGCGCCAGTGAAATCCTGGCCGGCGCCCTCCAAGACGATGGCCGCAGCGCCCTGATGGGCAGCCGCACCTTTGGTAAGGGTCTGATCCAAACCCTGATCAACCTGGGAGATCGCAGCGGCCTGGCGGTAACGGTGGCCCGCTACCTGACCCCCAGCGGCCGCGACATCCAAAACCAGGGGATCGTGCCCGACCTACCGCTCAGCCAGGCAGAGCCCCTCAACCCCGGCGGCGAAGGCGACACCTGGCTGGAGCAGGCCGGCGAATGGCTGATCGCATCGCTGCCAGAAAAGCGATGAGCCAGCGCACCTACCACGATCCCCTGCACGGGGCGATCCGGCTCGATCGCAGTGATCCGGCGGAGGCCCTGGCCATCGACCTGATCGACTCGGCGCCCTTCCAAAGGCTGCGGCGCATTCGCCAACTGGGCACGGCATTTCTGACCTTCCACGGCGCCGAAGCCAGCCGCTTCACCCATTCTCTGGGGGTGCTGCACCTGGCCCGACTGGCCCTGAACAACCTGGTGGCTCTACATCCGGCATTGGAAGGGCACCGGGGCGTGCTGCTGGCGGCTGCCCTCCTGCACGATGTGGGCCACGGCCCCCTTAGCCACTCCGGAGAGGAGATGTATGGGATGCGCCATGAGGGCTGGTCTGGAAGGCTGGTGCGGGAACATCCAGCCCTGCGCGATCGGCTCGAGGCCTATGGCAGCGGCACCGCCAACGCGGTGGCAGACCTGCTGGAGCATGGCAACTACGGCTGCAGTGCGATCAAGGCCCTGGTGAGCAGCCAGCTCGACTGCGACCGCCTCGACTACCTGCTGCGCGACAGCTACACCACGGGCACCAGCTTTGGCCAGCTGGATCTGGAGCGCATCCTGGCGGCCTTCACCCTGGCCCCAGACGGCAACTTGGCCGTGCACCCGAAGGGCTTGATGGCCGTAGAGCACTACCTGGTGGTCAGGAATTTGATGTATCGCAGCGTCTACAACCACCGCCTGAATGTGGTGTGTAACTGGCTGCTCAACCAGGCGATCGCCACGGCCCGCCGCCTGGGGCCCGGCCAGGTGTGGGCTGATGGGGTGATGGCTCGCTGGCTCTGGCAGGCCGAGCAGCTCGACCTAGAAGACTTCCTTGCCAACGACGATCTACGCACCGGCTACCACCTGCAGCGCTGGATGGAGGAGGGTCCGGAGGAACTGGCGGAGCCCTGCCGCCGCCTGCTGGAGAGGCGCTTACTTAAGGCCACCGATGTGAGCAACCAGAGCCAGGAGAGGAGGCTGGAGTTGCTGGCGGAGGCGGGTCAATTGGCCGAAGAAGCGGGAATTTCAGCCGAGCGCAGTTGCGGCCTACAGCAGCGGGAAAGCCGGGGCTACCACCCCTACAAGGGGGGCCTAAGGCTCTGGGATGGCCAAAACCTGGCCGCCCTGGAGCAACGCTCCGCCCTGGTGCGAAGCCTCTCTGAAAACGTGCAGATGGCCTGGTTGATCCATCCGGCGGAGGTGGCACCTAGGTTGCGGCGATTGCTAAGGGATTGATGGATCGAGGGCCCATCGCCGCCAAGCTGATTCCAGCTGCAGGGCCAGGGCGCCCGGAGCAGCTGCTGCTGCCAGCGGTGCCAAGGGAGCAGGCGCTGAAGGCTGAAAAAAGTGTGGTGGAGCTGGCTGAAGCGGCCCTAAATCAAGCCAGCCTGCTGGCCCCGGCGGGGGAAGCCCACTTGGCGCAAGGGCTGGAGATTCACGCCGGCGATTGGTCCCTAACCGTGCGGGAGCTGCGCGCCCTGGTGGATGGCCTCAACAACCATCAACGGCGACTTACCGGCCTCAGCAGCAGCAATCCCCTCACCCTGGTGGCTGCAGCCAGCCTGGGCCTTAACGCCTGGCCCGCCGCCATCACCCAGGAACCCGTGGACGGCGCCGAAAAGCAATTGACCCTGCACCAGGGCACCCTGCGGGCGGGGGATCACCTCCAGGTGGGGGGCTCCCTACTGCTGCTGGGCGATGTGAACCCGGGGGCGCGGGTGAGTGCCGGCGGCGATGTGCGGGTGTGGGGACGCCTGCGGGGCGTGGCCCATGCGGGCTGCCAGGGCGACCAAAAGGCAAGGATCGTGGCCCTACAGCTGCGGCCGTTGCAGCTGCGAATTGCGGATGCGGTGGCCCGGGGCCCGGATGGCCTGCCCCCCGATGGCCTGGCCGAGGAGGCACGGCTGGTCGATGGGGTGATCCGCATTGATCCAGCCCCACCTAGCTGGCCGCTGGAAATGGCAGAGCCCTAGCGTGATAGCAGAGCCCTAGCGCTGGATCCAGCCGAGACCCCCCATTAGGCCGGCAATTGCCATGAACCAGAGGGGTGAAATTTTTGTACGCACCATCAAAAAGCAGACCAGGATTGATACCCCATAGGCAAGGGCTGAATGGTCGGAGATGTGGAGGATTTTGAAGCCAACTGCAAACAGGATGCCCAGGGTTATGGGACCCATGGCCCGTTCAAAGGCGATCCGCCAGGGGGAATCCTTAAAGCGCCCCCAGCCCAGGGATGCCACAACCATCAACAGGGTGGATGGCAGCAGGATTGAGATTTCTGCAACAACGCCACTGAGCACGCCCCAGCCGGGGCCCTCCCGCCAGGCTGCGCCCATGCCAAGCAAGCCAACGATCATCGAACTCGGACCGGGGGCAGCTTCAGCGAGGGCATAAATATCGGCAAACTGCTCGGAAGTGATCCAGCAGTAATTATCAACACTGAGGTAGTGGTATTCGGTGAGGAGCGTGTTGCCACCTCCCAGGGAAAACAGGGAAAGGCTGAGAAAATCCCAGATCACCGACACTAAATTGCCGAGATCAGTGAGATGCCTGGGCTCGCAAACTGCCGCAGCAAACATTATTTGCATCAGCTTTTATGCTCCCTGGGCCAATACCAGAGCATCGCCAAGGTGCCAGAAATTAACACCACTGGAATCAGGCGAAGATGGAAAAAGTACATGGCCACAAAAACGCCTACCGCAAGCACCATGGCGACCTTGTCGCGCAGATAGTGGCCGGCAATTTTGAAACCCATTGACAGGGCCATCCCGGCTGCCGCTGCCACCACTCCGGCGAGCACGGCCGTAAAAGAGGCCAGCTCATGCAGATAGAAATAGGCCAGACCCAGCAACATCAAAAAACTGAAGGGCACCAGCAACATGCCGGCCAGGGCGGCCATGGCGCCCGATAGCCCCCTAAAACTGGCACCTATGTAGACGGCCATATTGATCTGGTTGGGCCCCGGGAAAAGGCGAGCCACGGTAAGGCCGGCCAAAAACTGTTCATCATTCATCCAACGCTTTTGTTCCACAACAATGCGCTGGCTCCAGGCCGAAAGACCGCCACCAAAGGCGGAAAGTGCCACCTGCAGCATGCCCCAAAAAATCTCCCTGAGGCTGGGGGCTTTTACCAATTCATCACTCATGCACAAAATGGGGATCTGGCGTCAGCTCGCCCTCCTCATGGAGAGTGGGATCCAGGGGATCGGGCGCCTGGTATTTCTTGGACTGATCCCAATCGGCCTCAAAGATTTCCCGCAGCCGTTGCACCACTTCGGGGGCATCGGATTCAATGCCCAGCTCCCGGCGCACATCAAAGGCACTGCGATCAATGTTCATCGAACCTGTTTGGGCATAAATACCATCCACCAAAATTAATTTGGCA from the Cyanobium sp. WAJ14-Wanaka genome contains:
- the petD gene encoding cytochrome b6-f complex subunit IV, giving the protein MHILKKPDLTDPALRAKLAKGMGHNYYGEPAWPNDLLYMFPVVILGTIGCLVGLAVLDPAMLGDKADPFATPLEILPEWYLYPVFQILRVVPNKLLGIALQTMVPLGLMLIPFIESFNKFQNPFRRPVAMAAFLFGTFFTIYLGIGAAMPIDKSLTLGLF
- the petB gene encoding cytochrome b6, with product MANSSPAANSSAGQSSPVYDWFNERLEIGAIADDISAKYVPPHVNIFYCLGGITLVCFLIQFATGFAMTFYYKPTVAEAYTSVQYLMTDVSFGWLIRSVHRWSASMMVLMLILHVFRVYLTGGFKRPRELTWITGVTMAVITVSFGVTGYSLPWDQVGYWAVKIVSGVPAAVPVVGNFMVELLRGGESVGQSTLTRFYSLHTFVMPWLLAVFMLMHFLMIRKQGISGPL
- the ctpZ gene encoding carboxyl-terminal processing protease CtpZ, whose protein sequence is MRLRLPTAQLFATRGLAQLLAPALAAVLALVVWASPATALNDEQQLVVEAWRLVNQSYVDPDRFEQVNWKQLRQKALEKQITTANQAYEAIEAMLAPLGDPYTRLLRPGEYATLRSNTQGTVSGVGLQLGLRPGDQQIVVIAPLDGSPAAAAEIQSGSEVLRVNGEVVEELGLEKTAGALRGPAGSSVLLVLRSPQGKEREVELIREEVNLQPVRSRVLKRDGHSLGYLRITQFAELVPSQTAEALESLKGQGIEGLILDLRNNSGGLVSAGVDIANSFLDGQAIVETQDRGGISATQVAQTGQLYEGPMVTLVNGGTASASEILAGALQDDGRSALMGSRTFGKGLIQTLINLGDRSGLAVTVARYLTPSGRDIQNQGIVPDLPLSQAEPLNPGGEGDTWLEQAGEWLIASLPEKR
- a CDS encoding HD domain-containing protein — its product is MSQRTYHDPLHGAIRLDRSDPAEALAIDLIDSAPFQRLRRIRQLGTAFLTFHGAEASRFTHSLGVLHLARLALNNLVALHPALEGHRGVLLAAALLHDVGHGPLSHSGEEMYGMRHEGWSGRLVREHPALRDRLEAYGSGTANAVADLLEHGNYGCSAIKALVSSQLDCDRLDYLLRDSYTTGTSFGQLDLERILAAFTLAPDGNLAVHPKGLMAVEHYLVVRNLMYRSVYNHRLNVVCNWLLNQAIATARRLGPGQVWADGVMARWLWQAEQLDLEDFLANDDLRTGYHLQRWMEEGPEELAEPCRRLLERRLLKATDVSNQSQERRLELLAEAGQLAEEAGISAERSCGLQQRESRGYHPYKGGLRLWDGQNLAALEQRSALVRSLSENVQMAWLIHPAEVAPRLRRLLRD
- the minC gene encoding septum site-determining protein MinC, whose translation is MDRGPIAAKLIPAAGPGRPEQLLLPAVPREQALKAEKSVVELAEAALNQASLLAPAGEAHLAQGLEIHAGDWSLTVRELRALVDGLNNHQRRLTGLSSSNPLTLVAAASLGLNAWPAAITQEPVDGAEKQLTLHQGTLRAGDHLQVGGSLLLLGDVNPGARVSAGGDVRVWGRLRGVAHAGCQGDQKARIVALQLRPLQLRIADAVARGPDGLPPDGLAEEARLVDGVIRIDPAPPSWPLEMAEP
- a CDS encoding chromate transporter, translating into MSVIWDFLSLSLFSLGGGNTLLTEYHYLSVDNYCWITSEQFADIYALAEAAPGPSSMIVGLLGMGAAWREGPGWGVLSGVVAEISILLPSTLLMVVASLGWGRFKDSPWRIAFERAMGPITLGILFAVGFKILHISDHSALAYGVSILVCFLMVRTKISPLWFMAIAGLMGGLGWIQR
- a CDS encoding chromate transporter; translation: MSDELVKAPSLREIFWGMLQVALSAFGGGLSAWSQRIVVEQKRWMNDEQFLAGLTVARLFPGPNQINMAVYIGASFRGLSGAMAALAGMLLVPFSFLMLLGLAYFYLHELASFTAVLAGVVAAAAGMALSMGFKIAGHYLRDKVAMVLAVGVFVAMYFFHLRLIPVVLISGTLAMLWYWPREHKS